One window from the genome of Streptomyces sp. WZ-12 encodes:
- a CDS encoding PadR family transcriptional regulator, protein MTEKKAHGAGDDVERPALPATSWAVLGLLSFGEELSGYDLKKWSDWSLRSFYWSPSFSQIYGELKRLEKVGYVSSRMVAQETGNRDKRVYVITDDGMAAVRRWAREAPVEPPVLKHGVMLRLWLGHLLEADQMRDVLGRHREYAETMRRRAEVDAEGARSDAAWAYPALVLKWSERFYASERDLADAMLADLDELAAADDADDEGPRRSQARRK, encoded by the coding sequence GTGACGGAGAAGAAGGCGCACGGGGCAGGGGACGACGTGGAGCGCCCGGCGCTGCCGGCGACCAGTTGGGCGGTGCTCGGACTCCTCTCGTTCGGCGAGGAGTTGTCCGGTTACGACCTCAAGAAGTGGTCGGACTGGTCGCTGCGCTCCTTCTACTGGAGCCCGTCGTTCAGCCAGATCTACGGCGAGCTCAAGCGCCTGGAGAAGGTGGGCTACGTCAGCTCCCGGATGGTCGCCCAGGAGACCGGCAACCGCGACAAGCGGGTGTACGTCATCACCGACGACGGCATGGCGGCGGTCCGGCGGTGGGCGCGCGAGGCGCCGGTGGAGCCGCCGGTCCTCAAGCACGGGGTGATGCTGCGGCTGTGGCTGGGGCACCTGTTGGAGGCCGACCAGATGCGCGACGTGCTGGGCCGGCACCGCGAGTACGCCGAGACGATGCGCCGGCGCGCCGAGGTCGACGCCGAGGGCGCCCGCTCCGACGCGGCATGGGCCTACCCCGCGCTCGTCCTGAAGTGGTCCGAGCGCTTCTACGCCTCCGAACGCGACCTGGCCGACGCGATGTTGGCCGACCTCGACGAGCTGGCGGCCGCGGACGACGCCGACGACGAGGGGCCCCGGCGCTCGCAGGCGCGCCGGAAGTAG
- a CDS encoding LLM class flavin-dependent oxidoreductase, translating to MKFSMIFEAQLADPTPERERRVIHDCVEQAVHAEEMGFDRIWAVEHHSLTQYAHMSASEIFLTWVAARTSRIRIGHGVVTLPFGYQHPVRVAERAAMLDVLSGGRVNLGAGRGATTQEMAMFGVRPEDTYPQMEEALRIVSNAWRNETFEWHGSLDIGPGAVLPRPVQAPHPPLFMACSKHDTLRLAAELGVGALVLGFAGADDVRTMREVYDEAIAVRTGERFVSDAANDHFSVLCPTVVLDDGAAAHRIGTRGQRFFAEAIAHWYGNGPAPTVHDEHDDHVAALAQGREELVAKLHEASIPARPVDTGTYHARHAYGTAEDAVAYVEQLREIGVDEVMCLIQMGAVPQEVCLETIRHWGERVIPHFRALQARA from the coding sequence GTGAAGTTCTCGATGATCTTCGAGGCGCAGCTCGCCGATCCCACGCCCGAACGGGAGCGCCGGGTCATCCACGACTGCGTCGAACAGGCCGTCCACGCCGAGGAGATGGGCTTCGACCGCATCTGGGCGGTGGAGCACCACTCGCTCACCCAGTACGCGCACATGAGCGCCTCGGAGATCTTCCTGACCTGGGTCGCCGCCCGGACGTCCCGGATCCGGATCGGCCACGGCGTGGTCACCCTGCCGTTCGGCTACCAGCACCCGGTCCGGGTCGCCGAACGGGCCGCGATGCTCGACGTGCTCTCCGGCGGCCGGGTGAACCTCGGCGCCGGACGGGGCGCCACCACGCAGGAGATGGCGATGTTCGGGGTCCGCCCCGAGGACACCTATCCGCAGATGGAGGAGGCGCTGCGGATCGTCAGCAATGCCTGGCGGAACGAGACCTTCGAGTGGCACGGCTCCCTCGACATCGGCCCCGGCGCGGTCCTCCCGCGGCCCGTACAGGCCCCGCACCCACCGCTGTTCATGGCGTGCAGCAAGCACGACACCCTCAGGCTGGCCGCCGAACTGGGCGTCGGAGCCCTGGTGTTGGGGTTCGCCGGCGCCGACGACGTGCGCACCATGCGCGAGGTCTACGACGAGGCGATCGCCGTCCGCACCGGCGAGCGCTTCGTCTCCGACGCGGCCAACGACCACTTCTCCGTGCTCTGCCCGACCGTGGTGCTCGACGACGGCGCCGCCGCGCACCGCATCGGCACCCGCGGCCAGCGGTTCTTCGCCGAGGCGATCGCCCACTGGTACGGCAACGGCCCGGCGCCCACCGTCCACGACGAGCACGACGACCACGTGGCCGCGCTGGCGCAGGGCCGCGAGGAGTTGGTCGCCAAGCTGCACGAGGCCAGCATCCCGGCCCGCCCCGTCGACACCGGCACTTACCACGCCCGGCACGCCTACGGCACCGCCGAGGACGCCGTCGCCTACGTCGAGCAGTTGCGGGAGATCGGGGTGGACGAGGTGATGTGCCTGATCCAGATGGGCGCCGTGCCGCAGGAGGTGTGCCTGGAGACCATCCGGCACTGGGGCGAGCGCGTCATCCCGCACTTCCGGGCCCTTCAGGCGCGGGCATGA
- a CDS encoding alpha/beta hydrolase codes for MTADGVRLDGRVAVITGAGRGQGAAEARLFVASGGRVVLGAVVVSVDYRRAPEHRFPAAAEDAYAATRWAVGHAAELGCDAARVAVAGDSSGGNLAAAVALMTRDRTGPPLAAQVLLYPALDHRLTGRSAADYATGFFHTTAHMRWYWERYLGPEGDRAHPYAAPGRAADLTGLPPALLVLPECDPLRDEGRAYGRALRRAGVPARVDEYPGAFHGFLGAAGALPAADAALDAVAKWLFGTVSDGDVTSR; via the coding sequence ATGACCGCCGACGGGGTGCGGCTGGACGGCAGGGTCGCGGTCATCACCGGAGCCGGGCGCGGGCAGGGCGCGGCCGAGGCCCGGTTGTTCGTGGCGTCGGGCGGCCGGGTGGTGCTCGGCGCGGTGGTGGTCTCGGTGGACTACCGCCGGGCCCCGGAGCACCGCTTCCCGGCCGCCGCCGAGGACGCCTACGCGGCGACCCGGTGGGCGGTCGGGCACGCCGCCGAACTGGGCTGCGACGCGGCCCGGGTGGCGGTCGCCGGCGACTCCAGCGGCGGCAACCTGGCCGCCGCGGTCGCCCTGATGACCCGGGACCGCACCGGCCCGCCGCTCGCCGCCCAGGTGCTGCTCTACCCGGCGCTCGACCACCGGCTGACCGGCCGCTCGGCAGCCGACTACGCCACCGGCTTCTTCCACACCACGGCCCATATGCGCTGGTACTGGGAGCGGTACCTGGGCCCGGAGGGCGACCGGGCGCACCCCTACGCCGCGCCCGGCCGGGCCGCGGACCTGACCGGGCTGCCACCCGCGCTGCTGGTGCTGCCCGAGTGCGATCCGCTGCGGGACGAGGGGCGCGCCTACGGGCGGGCGCTGCGCCGTGCCGGCGTCCCGGCGCGGGTGGACGAATACCCGGGCGCCTTCCACGGTTTCCTCGGCGCGGCCGGCGCGCTGCCGGCCGCGGACGCCGCGCTGGACGCCGTCGCGAAGTGGCTCTTCGGCACCGTGAGTGACGGCGACGTGACGAGCCGGTGA